AGCATCGCGTAGCATCTATGGCGGCAGCATGTGACGGACCGGCAGCGGCGCTGCAGGCCCAATCCCTCAGTGCGGCGGGACAGGGATCCCGGCTGCGCGAACCCCATCCAGAAAATGTTCGCGATCTTCAGCGCGTTGGAAACGGGTCGATACCTCTTCGCGCACATTCAGGAGTATGCCCGGTGCATTTTGCTCGAACCATTCCCGTTCCATGCGAGCAGCCGCAATCTTGCCCTGCGCACCGAGCGCGCTAAGGAGAACGAGATGATGGATTGGATTGTAACGGAGGTCCGCCATTCGTGCCCAAACTTCCGCGGCTTCATAGTCACCACGCATATAGGCGCAGGTGGCGAGCCCTACCTCGTAATATCCTATCGGGCCGTTGATGCGGGATATCGCGCTCGACAGCAGTTCGCACCCGCTCTCCCATTTGCCGGACAATGCGAGTCTGAGGCCATACTCACCGGCCAGCTCGGTATCATTGGAATTGAGCGCGAGCGCCTCGGTACCTGTTCTGAGGGCCGCCTCGATGTCCCCCTTGAAAAAATACACCAGCATTTGCGCCTCCAACGCTCTCACGTTCTGGGGGTCCAGTGCGACGGCTTTTTCTGCGGCAATTTCCGCTCGTTCGAGCGACGGGCCTGGCGCCGTCTGTAACCTATATTGGAAGCGGACTTCGTCCACGTACGCCATGGAAAGAAGCGCCCAGAATGTCGAATATTGCGGGAACCGTTCCGTCGCGTGCTTCAGGCAGTCTCTTGCCAAAGCGTGCTTTTGGGGCTCAAGCGTCCCCCTGTAGGCGTAGTAGGCGAGCGTGCAGGCGTAGGAATCCCGGTCTTCCGGGAGCTGTTTGTCGATGCGGGCCGCATCGGTTTGAAAGACAATGCCAGACGGTTGCGCGATGGCCACGGCTACGCTTCTTGCCACATCTGTCTGGACTTCGAGCATTTCTCTGACACTGAATTGCTTGTCGTAGTTATTGGCCCAGATGACCGATCCGTCGGCTTTGTTCAGGAACCGAGTCGTCAAACGGAGCGTGTCGTCGTCCAGACGGACGCGGCCTTGAAGGATGTATCTTGCAGGCGATTGCCCGACCAACGAAGGTTCGGTTTCTCCTCGCGATCCGCCCGCTATGACAACGATCTCCTTGAATTTCGACAACTGTCCGATGACCTCATCGGTAAGACCGCGGGCGATGGCGGCTGCCTGCGGGGAGCCAGAGAGGTCTTCGAAGGGTTCAACGACGATCCGGGGCATGTCGACGCTGCTCAAATCGCTTCCAGGAGCGAGACGGACCAAACGCTCGATGTCCTTGACGGAAGACCCCACGAGGACGGTCCACAGTAATAGTGCCAGAAGTAGAACGGCCGCCCCGAGTGCCGCCGCGATCCAGATCCAATTCCCACCCCGCCTAGGTACATTTTCGTCGTGGATTGACAGATCCGGCTTGGTCGCGCGAGCAGGTTCAATCTCCTGACCGGGCGACACGTTCGGACGTGTATATCGGAACGCCGGTACGTAGCCGCCTTTCGGGATCGAGATGAAAACGGGATCGTCCTGTCCAGCCACGAGATAGTAGCGCTCGAGCGCACGGCGCATCCGACCAGCCTCTATGCGGACCACAGGGTCGTTCTGTGCATCGAAGGAACTTTCGCGTCCAAACACTTCGAGGGCGATCGAGTAGGCTTTCAGCCGATCGGATCGTCCTGCAAGCGCTTCATTGAGAATGTAGGATACGAAGGCCCGAGCTCGGTTGGGCGCATGAAACTCCGGGCTCGACAGGATGCGGTCATACTGTGCGCGCACTTCCGCTTCCGTAGGAACGGAGACGTCTTCCGTGCCGTCTCGTGAGGCGCCCAGCATTGCCTTCCCCAAGGCTTATTAAACCGCAAATGCACGTGTATCCTCGTGTATCATACATCTCTAAATAAACCACATGCAATATGATGAGTTCGATAAGTCGATCGAGTTCGGCGTTGTCGAGGAGATGTGATGGGATCGAGTTCAAACTATCCCGGTGCTATGTCAGGCCTTGCCATTGCATGCGCGCTTTTTCCTGCACGCGCACGAGAGATTGAAGTCTTGTTCGAGCGCAACGACAGCTTCAGAGGGCTCTGCGAGGACCTCGCCGCGGCGAACGAGGTACTCATGACAATCGATGGACTCCCGGTCGGCGTCCGTGATGCGAGGCGGCTTGAATACAAGGAGCTGATTTCGGGTCTTTCTACTGAAATCGAAGAGATGTTGTCCCTTGCCAAGGTCATCCGAATACCGCGAAAGGATCGGCGCCCGACGTAGTCCCGGTTGCTAACAGGCGTCGCGCTTGCGGAGTGAGCCTTTTGATCCACCACCAAACATAGAGGAATACTCGGCCAATGTTTCGTATATCGATCTGGAAAATCCTCGGCTTAAGCCCCACTCCAACGAGGATCGCAATGTTATTTGCTGCCTGCGCCTCGGTCCCGTTCTATCCCGTCGGCTATTCACAAGCCGCGGGCAATCAGTTCAAAGACTTTCCGTTCGTGATCGGTTGTGAATACAAGGGTATGTTCCACGCTTTTTTCCTCTCGAGAATAACGCCTGACGGACTGGCGACCTATGTCGCATCGGAACGGATTGCGGGTACGATTTCTCTGGATGGGCACGCAAAGGCGGTCGGCGAGCAGAAGGGTGGGACATGCGTGGGCAAGACACTCGAGGAACTGCGCAATTCGGGCCAAGCTCACTATCTACAGCCCTAGGGCTTACGTTTCGTCCAACGCAGGAGGGGGGCGGGGCGGCGACGGGCGTGCCATGCGTTTGTCGAAGGCGCGACCGAAGGGCTGGCGACAGGCAGTTGAAAGCTGTCCGCACCACCGGCGAGTGAGCGTCTATACCAATTTCGCCAGACGCAAGCGAGGCTGCCATCCCTACGGCCTGATGTATGTTCCCGTATGTTACGCCGTCAATCCAAGTGCCTCTTGTATAGTTTCAAGCCGTGCCAATCGAAGGAGGCCGATACCGATGCGAAGATCATTCAGGCTTTTGGTCGGATTGTCGGCCCTGGCGATCATATCGATACGACCGGATATGCCCGTGCACGCACAGGTGCCCACGCCGACGGCAAAACCGTCGGCCGAAGAGCCAGCCGAAACGGAAGGCGACCTCCTTGACGAGGAGGAACTTGAAGTCCTCGTGGCCCGCATTGCGCTTTACCCGGATGACCTGGTGGCGGCGATTTCCGCGGCGTCGCTTTTCCCGTTGCCGATAGTCGAGGCGGCACGGTTCCTCGAGGCGAAGAAGAAGGACGCCGATCTCAAGCCCAAGGACGACTGGGATGGGAGCGTCATCTCGCTCCTGAACTATCCCGATATTGTCAAGATGATGAGTGAGGACCTCGATTGGACCCAATCGCTGGCCGATGCACTCACGAACCAGCAGAAGGATGTGCTGATCGCCATTCAGCAGCTTCGCGACGAGGCAGTGGCAAAGAACATCATCAAGACCGACGACAAGGTCACGGTTGTCATGGAGAACGAGAACGTCGTCATTCGACCGACTGATCCGGAGAAGGTTTATATCCCGCAGTACCCGCCGGAGATGCTCTATGAACCGGGTTACGCGGTCGAGCCGATCTCCTATTACCCCGACCCTTACGACAACTACTATTATCCAGGGGCCGGTTTCTTTGCAGCGGCGGTAACCGGCGTTGCATGGGCGGCCGTCGTCAACTGGGACGATTGGGGCGTATGGGGTGGCGACTGGCGTGGTGACGTCGATATCGACTGCAACAACTGCTTCAACGACCGGAACTTCAACGGCAAGGTCAACTGGAACGACGTCGACTGGACCAAGGTGGACCGGAGCAAGTTGAGTATCGGAAAGGATCAACTCGCTAACATCGATCGGTCGGCGATCAAGTCCAGTCTGCAGTCCGACAACCGCAATCAGCTCAAGAACAAGGTCAGCGACCGGCAAGCAAATCGAGGGCCAGGAGCCAGGGACGTCGGCGCCCGTGCTAACGACATCCGCAAGGGCACGGTCGAAGGCCTGAAGGCAAATCCGAGAGCGGGGAACGCTGCGGCGAACCGGCCCGGGACACCGCGCCTTGATGCCCGCCCAGGCAATGTGGCCAACCGCCCGGATGCCCGGCCGGGGAATGCGGCCAATCGCCCAGGTAATGTGGCAAACCGTTCGTCAAGGCCGGCCGGCAAGGTCAACAGGCCAAGCGCACCGAAGATGGCGGCACGACCCGACAATCGCTCGCGTCAGCCAAGCGCCCTTGGCAACGTGCAGTCCGGTCGGCGTGAAGCGGTTGCTTCCAAGCGGGGAGGGCAGAGCATGGGAGGCGGACAACGCGGCGCGCCGCGCGCGGCGGCACAGCGCTCACGCCCAATGCCACATGGCGGTGGCGGGGGGCGCGGCGGTGGTCGAGGTGGCGGCGGTCGCGGGGGTGGCGGTCGTCGGTAATGTTTTCCAGCCTCTCGGATTTCCGGAGATAAACCATGAGACTACAGTTGAGATTGATCGCGCTGCTGCTCGGAACGGCACTATCCGTAGCCATTGCAGCCCCATCCGTGGCCCAGATGCAGACGGATCTTTCGGAGTTCGAGGCGGGGACGCCGCCATCGTTCGACGATCCCTCGGCGCTGCTTGACCGGCTCAAGGCCGTGCTGAGTGCCAACGATATCGACGGTTTGGCAACTCTCCTTGGCCTGGACGCGGCCAAGCTGCGCTCCAGCAAGGAGGCCATGGTAAGCTACGGACTGATCCGCGAGGGTGCTGCGCGGCAATTGCGACTTCAGGATCTCGGAGATCGCAAGATCGTTGCCGTGGGGGACGTGTTGTGGCCTTTGCCGTTCCCCTTGTCGAAGGACAAGGACGGCAAGTGGGCTTTCGACACGGAGGTTGGTCTGCAGGAGATCATCAATCGCCGGGTGGGCCAGAACGAGCTTACGACAATTCAAACGATGCATGACTACGTGCTCGCTCAGGACCAGTATGCTCAAATCGACGAGGACGAGGATGGCGTCTACGAGTTCGCTCAGCGGCTGATCAGCAGCCTCGGCAAGCGGGACGGCTTATATTGGGAGCCCGGTCTGTTCGATGAGGAGAGCCCGGCCGGACATCTGATAGAGACGGCGGCTTTCGGCAAGGCTAAGCGTGGCGAAGGGTACTATGGATATCGCTATCGTATCTTGACCGCCCAGGGTTCCAACGTGATTGGCGGCAAGCAGAATTACATCGTCAATGGCAACATGACAGCCGGATTTGCCTTGATCGCGTGGCCGGTGACGTATCGCGTGACCGGGGTGCAGACGTTCATCGTCAACGGCGCGAACATCGTCTATGAGCGGGATCTGGGGCCGCAGACGGAGCAGCGGGTCTCAACGATCAAGGAATTCAATCCGGATGATAGCTGGACGATCGTGCGCGACTAGCCATAGAGGCAGGCTCCTGAGGCGTATGCTACCGTATGATACCGTCCGCGACCTGTATCCTACTGCCCACTGCAGGTTATCGGGCCTATCATCCGGCGGTTTCTTGGAGGTATGGCGATGGCAAAGGGTGAAGCAACTGGCACCAATCCTGCCGCAATGAGTGCGGAAGAACTGAGAAAGAAAGCCTTGGAACTGAAGCTCGCGGAGATGGAGCGCGAAGACAAGATAAAATCACGGGAGGCGAAGAAGCATTCCGAGTTTGTCGAAGACTTCTTCCGCAAGCATATAGGCGACGACGAACGTGCCGTTATCAGGCGCGTAGTGACAAAGGCGGCCGCGGACGGAAAGTTCGAGGCCATGGTCTACAGCTTTCCATCCAGCTTCTGCACCGACAGCGGCCGGGCCATCAACAATAATCTCCAAGGGTGGCAGAACACGCTGCAGGGCAAGGCCAAGGAGGTTTACGAGCTGTTCGAAACCGTAGGAAGACCACAAGGCTACACGCTAAAAGCAGTGGTCATCAATTATCCGGGAGGCATGCCGGGCGACATCGGTTTCTTTTTAGGCTGGGAGCCGCCGCTGGAGTGACCACAGACGAGGCAACGCCACAAGCTGCGAAACCATTCGGAACGGGCGCAATGAAGACGATCGAGATCGAACGGAAGTTCCTGGTGCGCAACGATGACTGGCGCGCGAGCGTGACTTCGTCCCACGAAATTCGCCAGGGTTACCTGACCCGCGGGCGCGAGAATTCTGTAAGGGTTCGTACAGTCGACGGTCTGTCGGCACGGCTGACCGTGAAGTTCGGAAAACGGGGCCTCAGCCGTGAAGAATACGAATACGACATACCCTACGCAGAAGCGGTCGAGCTCCTCTCCCACGCAATTGGCGGCATCGTCGAAAAGACGCGCTACACCGTGCCACATCGTGGGGTCGTATGGGAGGTCGACGTTTTCGGTGGCAGGCATGACGGTCTGACGATTGGCGAAATCGAACTGAACAGCGAGGAGAGCAACCCTTCAATTCCAAAATGGCTTAGCAGAGAAGTCACCGGTGACAAACGATACTCCAATCGATCATTGGCGACGAGCACACTTGCGATCGCCCTGAACGCTGGTTCGCCTGCCACAACGACCGCTCGGCAGAAACCGTCCGGTTCCTATCAGGACTGAACTCGCTGATCGCTACGGCGTGCGCCGACGATAGCGCCCGCACCAGCCCTTTTATGTAGAGGAAGGCAAAATATGGCTCCGTCGCAGGGTGCTGACCAATCTCTGTCGCTGCACACAGACCCCCGGCTGGATCTTGTTGCCGGCCTCACGGCGGCCGCGGTCGTTCTGCCGAAGGCCATGGCCTACGCAACCGTCGCCGGCCTGCCGGTGAGCGTCGGTCTCTACACCGCCTTCGTACCGATGATCGTCTACGCATTCCTTGGTACTTCGCGGGTCCTGAGCGTCAGTTCAACGACCACGCTCGCCATCCTCACGGCCACCGAACTCGGACTGGTTGTGCCGGACGGCGACGCAGGCCGGTTGATCACCGCGACAGCCACGCTCACTGCCCTCACAGGCCTGCTCCTGATGGCGGCCTCGGTCCTGCGGTTTGGATTCGTCGCGAACTTCATTTCCTCGCCGGTGCTGACCGGCTTTAAGGCGGGCATCGGGCTGGTGATCGTCCTGGATCAGGTGCCGAAGCTTTTTGGCCTCCACATCGCGAAGGAAGGGTTCTTCCGGGATGTTCTAAGCCTCGTCCATCATCTCCCCGAGGCGTCTGTTCTCACGGCTGTGATCGGAGCATCCGCACTTGTCCTGTTGCTGGTCATGGAGCAGATCTGGCCGCATTCGCCAGCCCCGCTCGCGATCGTCGGCGGCGGTATCGCTATATCATGGCTGGCGGGGCTCGGCGCGGCTGGCGTCTCGACAGTGGGCTTTATTCCGCAGGCGCTGCCGTCGTTGACGTTTCCTGACGTGGACATGGTCGTCCAATTGCTGCCGGGGGCGATTGGTATCGCACTGATGAGCTTTACCGAGACGATTGCCGCCGGCCGCGCCTTCGCGGCGCCGGCCGAGCCTCCGATCAGAGCAAACCGGGAGCTTCTGGCCGATGGCGCTGCAAACCTTGCCGGGGCATTTTTCGGCGCGATGCCTGCGGGAGGCGGCACGTCGCAGACGGCCGTTGTTCGTGCCGTGGGAGGACGGACACAGAAGGCCTCGCTCGTCACGGCAGCGGTCTCCGCCGCCACGATGCTGATCCTGGCCCCACTGCTTGGGCTCCTGCCGCAAGCAGTGCTAGCGGCCATCGTGATCGTTTATTCCATCGGTCTGATCCAGCCCGGCGAGTTCAGGTCGATCCTCAAGGTTCGACGGATGGAGTTTCTATGGGCGCTCGCCGCCTTCTTCGGCGTGCTGTTGTTCGGCACCCTTCAGGGCATCGTCGTCGCCATCGCCCTTTCTCTTGTCGCTCTGTCCAGGCAGGCGGCCAATCCACGGATCCATGTCATAGGCCGCAAACCAGGCGGGGATGTCCTGCGTCCGGTTTCATCGGAGCATCCCGATGACGAGACCTTCGACGGATTGCTGATCGTGCGGCCGGAGGGCAGGCTGTTCTTTGCCAACGCCCAGCAGATCGCGGACCGGATCGGCGGATTTGTCGCTGAGGCGAAACCCAGTATTCTCCTGCTCGATCTCAGCGGCGTCTTTGATATCGAATATTCGGCGCTTCAGATGATGATGGAGAGCGACCAACGTCTCGCAAAGCAGGGGGTCGGTCTTTGGCTCGCGGGCCTCAATCCGGATGTCCTTGCCTACGTTCGGGCGTCGGGATTCGCCGACCGGCTCGGCCGGGACCGCATGTTTGCGACGGCGGGCGCCGGCATCCGCCATTACCAGGACAACGCCCAGCCCCTAACAGAACGCACCGCAAAAACGTGATTTAGGTGCCGCACGGAGGAGCCTTTGTCAGCCGGAAACGTGCGTGATTGGCCTTTGATGGGCGAGCGCCTCTATGCCGCATGGAGCCTTGCATCCAGCAATTTTACCGAATTGCTCAAACGGGTTCGAGCCCGCCCTGTTGGAAACGTGCGGCTTTGTTTGGGCAAGGTCGCCAGCGTCGGTCTGGGGTTGGTGAGCTTCGTCGCGTCAGTGATCATCGCCGGCCGCAGGCACCAACTGCTGGTATCACGTGAGGCATTGGCGACAAACGGCTAAACCGCAACGGCGGCCAGCGCGATGCCAGATCACCAAGAGAAGTCCGGCAACCGACCATTCACGTGGATCCCGCAGCGATCGCTGCGTTGTGCGTTGCGAGCGTCTGCTGGGCCGCGGCGGCGACGCTGTCGTCCTTTCCGCCTGAGACCTGCACCGTGGGCACCGCGATCTTGATGCCGTTCTCGTTGAATGCCTGATGGATCATCCGCAGAGCGCGCCGCTTCAGCGTGAACTGCTGGCCGGGCTGCGTCATGACCTTCATTCGCAGCAGAAGTCCAGAGTCGCCCAGACTGTCGATGCCCTGCATCTTCAGCGGTTCAATGGTGGTCGGCTTGAATTCCGGATCCTCGAACAGCTCCAGACCGATCTTCTTGATGATCTTGCGCGCCTTGTCGATATCGGCATCGTAGGTCACAGTAATCGTCATCTTCTCGATTACCCAGTCGCGGCTCAGGTTCTGAACCGCGCCGAGTTCGCTGAAGGGGACGATATAGACTGCACCGCGATGATGTCTAAGCTTGATGGACCGCAGGCTGAATGACTCGACGTTACCCTTGTAACTGCCGCTCTGGATGTATTCTCCAACCCGGAACGCATCGTCTAGCAGGTAGAACATTCCGCTGATGACGTCCTTCACGACCGTCTGCGCCCCGAAGCCGATGGCGACGCCAACGACGCCGGCACCTGCGATCAACGGTCCGATTTCAACGCCGAGCGACGACAACGCCATCATGATCGCGATGGCGGCGAACAGGATCATCAGGACATTGCGCAGGATGGGCAGCAATGTCCTAAGGCGCGTCCGACGCCGTTCCTGCTCGCTACCAATCGCGAGGACCGCTTCCGTGTCGCCGAGTCTGCGATCGATCAGGACCTTCACGACGCTCCAGGCAAGATCCACGACCATGAGAATAATCCCGGCGCTCAACACACCACGGATCAGCCGCAGGGCGGGGGAGTCCTGCATCGTCATTCGTGTTAGCTCGACGTTGAGCATATCCGCGAGAAAGACGATCGCGCCGATGATCAGGACGGCGCGTATGCCGCGCTCCACGATCACCGATGCGACGGTGCTTTTTCTGCTTTCCTCTTCCATATCCGCGCTATGCAGAATGTTGTTTACCGCGGCCCTGGTGAGGGCGATCGCTCCCGGCAGCGCGGCGCACACGACGATGATCCAGAACAGCTTCGTAGCGCCGACCACCCATAGCAGCCAGACTGCGGCAAAATAGGCGGTCCAGAGGCAGTTCCGGGCACGAATGCCAATTCGACCCGACCGTGGAGTTTGAGAGAACACAGAAGGACGTCGCCAAACGGCTTCGATGCCGATGATGAGGAGGACAACGCCAAGCGAGTAGGCCACGAGCTGGCGCGCGTGAACGGAAAAGCCAAGACTGCCGAGCAGATGGATGGTCACCCAGCCGAAGGCATACCAACCCACAGCATATCCGAGCCGCCTTGCCCAATGAGCGGCGACCTCGTCCGAGACGGGTATAAGGCGAAATTGATTTTGTGCCAGCCGATGGGGGGCGAGGATCACGTCGAAGACGGCACTCGCAAGGCGGAAGACGACGACGGCAAACAGGTAGCCGACGACGATCTCGCGGACGAGCGGCGGCCACTCGAACACAAGGAAAAATCCGATGCTGCCCAGCCCGAAGGCCAGAACGTAGCAGACGGCCCAAAGCAGTCTTGCCCCCACGGCTACCAGTCTCTCTCTCACGGTGAAGATGGGCGCGCGCGACATCCACAGGCGCCATCCGGCGCTCGAACGCCAGAACACCCATTGTGCGGCGAGCCCTGCGACGACAAAGGCGGCGATGAGGAAGATTGGTCGCGTACCGCCGTTCGCTTCGACGTCGCGCTCGAGGACGGCCGCCCCACGCATCGTCTCTGTGGGAAATGACCGTGCCGCTAAAAGCATCGCGCTGGTATGGGTGCGAAGGCGTGTTGTGACCTCGCTGAAGGAAACGTGCGTGTCCCTGGCCTGCGTGGCTGGTTCGGGCGTCGCCCGCGCCGCGGCAGCCTGCTGCTGGAGAAAAGTCTGGACGGCGGGATCGGCGAACATCGCTAAGAACCGTTGAACGCTTTCCGGCTGCGAGATGGGAGCTGGCTGGCTCTGCGCGGCCGTCGAAACAGCCATGAGGGCAACCAGCATGAAAGCCGCTGTACGGACCATGCTTCGAACCCAGGCAAAATTCGGGATTGCTGCCATGTTTCTATCCTGTCCTGACTGCTAGCGCGCCTCCTGCGAACGAATGCCGGCAGTCATTTGCCTCCCGTTCCCAATCTGCTCACCTGGATCGCAAAATTGTCTCTGGTGTCGGCATCGATGACTGCGAGTTCAGCTATTCATTGGCGTCGTCGCGCGTGATCTCCTCGGCCTTCAACGTGGCCAAGTCAGTGCTCACTTTGTTCCTCGCGTGGTCAATCCGACATAACCCGCTTCGTTTCCGCCCACCGCGGGTGTCAACTCGAGCCCTGAGGATAAACTATGCGAAAACGTGAAATCTTACCCGTAGCATCACGTATCTTACAGCCTTTGGCCGGTCCTATCGAGGCTGCTGGCCCGAAGGCGCTCGCCGTTATGCCTCGCTGGATCAAGGTTGCATCCTGACGATATTCCGGCCCTCGCGATGTGCGTCGTCTGGCGGCCGTGATCTCGACGTCTCCGGCCAATCCGTGGTCTCTGTGAAGGCCGAACCAGGATGGACACCGCCGCTTCCAAATGTCGGCGTCAATCGCGTGCATAGCCTGCTTCCGTTCCTCCGCCCACGCATGGTTCGCGGGCCAGTATGATACCGTAACATACTGCACATTTTGGATTCTTTCTCGTACACCAGTAGGTGGCGATCTGCCGTGTCTGTGTCGTGATTGGAGTGAAAGATGGACGAAGGCGTGGCTTTAGCTACGCGGCGGTTTCCAGCCCGCGCTGGTCGCGGCTCTATCAAGAGAAATCGAAGAGGCGCTCGATGTCGGTGCCGCCTGACGTGGGGAAACGGGCGGCATTCCGCAGAACAGTTTGATATTCTTCTAGGTGGTGGGAATGGCAGAAGAAATTCACCCAGCGGCAATCGAGCATTTGCCGATTTTCATCACTCCGCCCGGCCAGACGGACTACCTTTTCGTTGCCATCGCCATCTTCCTTTTGCTGGCGGTGCTTGCCGTTGGCAATTTATACTTTCAATTGCACGCCCTTCCTGAACGCAGGGCCCACCGCACGAACAAAGTACAAATGGAGATCGTGGCCGTCCTGGCGCTCATCTCGCTGTTCACCCATAACCATATCTTCTGGATTGCCGGTCTGCTCCTGGCCTTCGTTCAGTTTCCCGACTTCTCGACCCCGCTTTACTCCATCGCCCAATCCCTCGGCAAACTCTCCGGCCGCACGGCTGAAATGACAGGTGATGATGCTCTGATTCCCGAGGATCCGGGGGACGCCGTGGCGACGCAGCCGCCGACCAAGACCAGCGCGCATGGAGAGGACATCTGAATGTTTGAGTTGATGCTCTGCTCCATGTTGACGATTTTGCCCGATTATCTTTTCCGACGGTACGGTCAGGGAAAGCGGATCGGCCGCGAGATCACGCTTTATACGGTGTGGTACGAGCTCCGGTGGGGGATCACCGCCTGCTTGCTTCTGACCGTATCGCTGATCACGATGATCTTTTACTTTCACCCTTCGACCAAGAGCGTCACGGCGATATTCCGGACGGTCACGATCCTGCCGGAGGCAACCGGACGTGTAGAAGAGGTTTTCGTTGGACTGAATCAGAAGGTCGTGGCAGGTGCGCCACTCTTCCGGCTTGATGCGTCCGAACAGGAGGCGGCGCTGGAGACCGCCCGTCGGCGCATTGCCGAAGTCGAGGCCGAGATGAAGGTGACCCAGACCGAGCTCGCAGGCGTGGACGGCCAGATCAAAGAGGCGCAGGGCGCCTATCAGACGGCCGTCGACGAATACGAGATGAAGGCCGAGCTCCTGACGAGCAACGCCGTCGCCAGGCGCGAGGTCGAACGCCTAGCGACGCAGATCGACAGCCGTAAGGGAGCGCTCGAGGCAACGATTGCGAAAAAGCAGACCATGGAGACACAGATCTCCTTGCTGTTGCCCGCGCAAAAAGCAAGCGCCGAAGCAGCCTTGGCACAGGCGCAGGTCGAATTCGACAAGACCATCGTTAGGGCAGGCGTCACGGGGACCGTCCAACAGTTTACGCTCCGTCGCGGCGACGTCGTCAGTGCAATGTTGCGTCCTGCCGGTATCCTTGTGCCAGAGGGTGCTGGACAAGGCACGCTGATTGCCGGCTTCGGGCAGATCGAAGCGCAAGTTATGAAAAAGGGGATGATCGCCGAAGCAACCTGCGTTGGGAAGCCATTTACAATCATTCCAATGGTCGTGACCGAAGTGCAGCAGGTTATCGCCGCCGGACAACTGCGCGCCACGGAGCAACTGATCGATGTTCAGCAGATGGCGCAGCCGGGAACCCTGACCGTCTTTCTACAGCCCCTCTTTGCCGGAGGGCTAGATGGCGTCCCGCCGGGAAGCAGTTGCATCGCCAACGCCTATACCAACAATCACGATGCACTCGCTGATCCGAATATCGGCACGCTTAGGGGGTTTTCCCTGCATATGATCGACGCCGTCGGACTTGTGCATGCGATGATCCTGCGAATGCAGGCTGTGCTGCTTCCTGTCCAGACACTCGTTCTGTCGGGGCATTAAAACCACTCGCCGCGAACCCTATCGTGGCATCGGTGACGTCGTGCTGGATATCGGGT
This genomic stretch from Rhizobium favelukesii harbors:
- a CDS encoding membrane protein, whose translation is MLGASRDGTEDVSVPTEAEVRAQYDRILSSPEFHAPNRARAFVSYILNEALAGRSDRLKAYSIALEVFGRESSFDAQNDPVVRIEAGRMRRALERYYLVAGQDDPVFISIPKGGYVPAFRYTRPNVSPGQEIEPARATKPDLSIHDENVPRRGGNWIWIAAALGAAVLLLALLLWTVLVGSSVKDIERLVRLAPGSDLSSVDMPRIVVEPFEDLSGSPQAAAIARGLTDEVIGQLSKFKEIVVIAGGSRGETEPSLVGQSPARYILQGRVRLDDDTLRLTTRFLNKADGSVIWANNYDKQFSVREMLEVQTDVARSVAVAIAQPSGIVFQTDAARIDKQLPEDRDSYACTLAYYAYRGTLEPQKHALARDCLKHATERFPQYSTFWALLSMAYVDEVRFQYRLQTAPGPSLERAEIAAEKAVALDPQNVRALEAQMLVYFFKGDIEAALRTGTEALALNSNDTELAGEYGLRLALSGKWESGCELLSSAISRINGPIGYYEVGLATCAYMRGDYEAAEVWARMADLRYNPIHHLVLLSALGAQGKIAAARMEREWFEQNAPGILLNVREEVSTRFQRAEDREHFLDGVRAAGIPVPPH
- a CDS encoding DUF2950 family protein, which produces MRLQLRLIALLLGTALSVAIAAPSVAQMQTDLSEFEAGTPPSFDDPSALLDRLKAVLSANDIDGLATLLGLDAAKLRSSKEAMVSYGLIREGAARQLRLQDLGDRKIVAVGDVLWPLPFPLSKDKDGKWAFDTEVGLQEIINRRVGQNELTTIQTMHDYVLAQDQYAQIDEDEDGVYEFAQRLISSLGKRDGLYWEPGLFDEESPAGHLIETAAFGKAKRGEGYYGYRYRILTAQGSNVIGGKQNYIVNGNMTAGFALIAWPVTYRVTGVQTFIVNGANIVYERDLGPQTEQRVSTIKEFNPDDSWTIVRD
- a CDS encoding SulP family inorganic anion transporter, which produces MAPSQGADQSLSLHTDPRLDLVAGLTAAAVVLPKAMAYATVAGLPVSVGLYTAFVPMIVYAFLGTSRVLSVSSTTTLAILTATELGLVVPDGDAGRLITATATLTALTGLLLMAASVLRFGFVANFISSPVLTGFKAGIGLVIVLDQVPKLFGLHIAKEGFFRDVLSLVHHLPEASVLTAVIGASALVLLLVMEQIWPHSPAPLAIVGGGIAISWLAGLGAAGVSTVGFIPQALPSLTFPDVDMVVQLLPGAIGIALMSFTETIAAGRAFAAPAEPPIRANRELLADGAANLAGAFFGAMPAGGGTSQTAVVRAVGGRTQKASLVTAAVSAATMLILAPLLGLLPQAVLAAIVIVYSIGLIQPGEFRSILKVRRMEFLWALAAFFGVLLFGTLQGIVVAIALSLVALSRQAANPRIHVIGRKPGGDVLRPVSSEHPDDETFDGLLIVRPEGRLFFANAQQIADRIGGFVAEAKPSILLLDLSGVFDIEYSALQMMMESDQRLAKQGVGLWLAGLNPDVLAYVRASGFADRLGRDRMFATAGAGIRHYQDNAQPLTERTAKT
- a CDS encoding CYTH domain-containing protein codes for the protein MKTIEIERKFLVRNDDWRASVTSSHEIRQGYLTRGRENSVRVRTVDGLSARLTVKFGKRGLSREEYEYDIPYAEAVELLSHAIGGIVEKTRYTVPHRGVVWEVDVFGGRHDGLTIGEIELNSEESNPSIPKWLSREVTGDKRYSNRSLATSTLAIALNAGSPATTTARQKPSGSYQD
- a CDS encoding DUF3300 domain-containing protein, which codes for MRRSFRLLVGLSALAIISIRPDMPVHAQVPTPTAKPSAEEPAETEGDLLDEEELEVLVARIALYPDDLVAAISAASLFPLPIVEAARFLEAKKKDADLKPKDDWDGSVISLLNYPDIVKMMSEDLDWTQSLADALTNQQKDVLIAIQQLRDEAVAKNIIKTDDKVTVVMENENVVIRPTDPEKVYIPQYPPEMLYEPGYAVEPISYYPDPYDNYYYPGAGFFAAAVTGVAWAAVVNWDDWGVWGGDWRGDVDIDCNNCFNDRNFNGKVNWNDVDWTKVDRSKLSIGKDQLANIDRSAIKSSLQSDNRNQLKNKVSDRQANRGPGARDVGARANDIRKGTVEGLKANPRAGNAAANRPGTPRLDARPGNVANRPDARPGNAANRPGNVANRSSRPAGKVNRPSAPKMAARPDNRSRQPSALGNVQSGRREAVASKRGGQSMGGGQRGAPRAAAQRSRPMPHGGGGGRGGGRGGGGRGGGGRR